The Dioscorea cayenensis subsp. rotundata cultivar TDr96_F1 chromosome 19, TDr96_F1_v2_PseudoChromosome.rev07_lg8_w22 25.fasta, whole genome shotgun sequence genome includes a window with the following:
- the LOC120250505 gene encoding pentatricopeptide repeat-containing protein At4g20090-like, whose protein sequence is MTAEDCTPSVFTYTSLMRGHFESGNIQRALATWKDMIRQGCEPNAVSYCTLIHGLCEGGRLDEGMMAWRNMLAKGCSADVVAYGAMIRGLCLGGRLDDGVRLFNDMLAREEPEPDAVIYNILFDGLLKDGKLTQAMDLLRSMLNKGCDPDEVTCNTFLREFGGDDKKVREFMEGLVVRLSKRERVEGAAGIVGVMLAKNVAPEPGTWAMVLGGVCNGRRVRRLIDKCWIDIVGT, encoded by the coding sequence ATGACCGCGGAGGACTGCACCCCAAGCGTCTTCACCTATACTTCCCTCATGCGGGGCCACTTCGAGTCAGGGAACATCCAACGAGCGCTCGCCACGTGGAAAGACATGATTCGCCAGGGTTGCGAGCCTAACGCTGTTAGTTACTGCACACTGATCCACGGTCTCTGTGAGGGCGGGAGACTGGATGAGGGTATGATGGCCTGGAGGAACATGTTAGCTAAAGGGTGTTCCGCTGACGTGGTGGCTTACGGTGCGATGATCAGAGGGCTTTGCTTGGGCGGGCGATTGGATGATGGTGTGAGACTGTTTAATGATATGTTGGCCCGCGAGGAACCGGAACCGGACGCGGTCATTTACAACATACTATTTGACGGGTTACTGAAAGACGGTAAATTAACACAAGCGATGGATCTACTGAGAAGCATGTTGAACAAAGGGTGTGATCCAGATGAAGTGACTTGCAATACATTTTTGAGGGAGTTTGGAGGGGATGATAAGAAGGTGAGGGAGTTCATGGAAGGGTTGGTGGTGAGGTTGAGTAAGCGGGAAAGGGTCGAGGGGGCGGCCGGCATCGTCGGAGTTATGTTAGCGAAGAATGTCGCGCCGGAGCCGGGGACTTGGGCTATGGTCTTGGGAGGAGTTTGCAATGGGAGGAGAGTGAGGAGACTGATTGATAAGTGTTGGATTGATATTGTGGGAACttga